Below is a genomic region from Pirellulales bacterium.
CGGGCGCGTTGAACGGAACGAAGGTGGGTGGACTGTTGACCCTCCGGCCACGATGGCGCGGTGGGAGCCCTCCTGGCGATCGTCGGCCATACCCGCGGCCCGCGCCTGGCGTGTCGCCCGTGCGCAGGCGGACTTGTTTGCATCGCATATCTGTACATCACAGTATTGTATTATTAGTACATTAGTTGTCAAGTATGTTGTTTTTGATTTCTTGTTCACAACCGTTGTCAGAAGGTCGGTCCCTTTCGTCCACGTGCCCGGTTTAGAATGCTCTGGGCAGAAGCGGCGGGAGGCCGTGGGAAGTCGCCCGGTTTCCGCACAGGGGCGGTCAATTCAGCGGGCGCGAGCTCGCCTCGCCGACGCGGCCTGCATGCCAGGCATCAATCGCCCGCCCCGGCACTTCGCCGCGGTTGCGGTGCGAGATCAGTTCCGCCAGAATGCTGATCGCAATTTCCGGCACGGTCTGCGAGCCGATGTCGATGCCCAGCGGCGCGTACACCCGCGATAACGTCTCGGCCGAAACGCCCTCGGCCGCCAGGTCGTCGAAGATCAGCTTGATCTTGCGGCGGCTGCCGATCAGTCCCACATAGCGGGCGCCGCGGTCAACCAGACGATCGAGGGCTTCTTCGTCGTGGTTGTGCCCGCGAGTTACGATCACGGCGTAGGTGTCGGGCGTGATCTCCAAGTCGCGGAGCGTGTCGCCGATGGGGCCGCAAATCCGCCGCGTCGCTTTGGGAAACCGCTCTTGGCTGACGAATTCGGCGCGATCGTCGACGACCCAAACCTCGAAATCCAAGTCGCTGGCCAGGTTGCCTACCGCCTGGCCGACGTGTCCGCCCCCGACGATCAGCAAGCGGCAGCGCGGCAGCACCGGCAGGTATGCGATGCCGTTCATGGCCGACGGCCGCGGACGATCGACCAGCGTCGGCAAGTGCTCTGAAACGGCCGCGGGAATTGAGTCGCCGTTGTGCGGCCGGGCATTCACCAGCCGGCCCGCGTCGTCGAACAGGTAGCAGGCCGGGGCCGGCAGACCGCTCTTCGCGGCGTCGAACACGACCGCCTCGGTGCATCCGGCGCCCGACTCGACGAGGGCACGGGCCTGCTCGAAATAGCGCACGTCGTCGCCCGGCCGCAGCGGATCGACGAGCACCAGCATTCGGCCGCCGCAGATCAGCCCGTCGTCCCAGCCGTAATCGTTGTCGAGCTGAAAGCTCATGGTCTCGGCCGCGCCGCGCTCGGCGACCGCCAGGGCGCGGCGTTTGACCTCGGCTTCGACGCAGCCGCCGCCGAGCGTGCCGGCCTGCGAGCCGTCGGCGAAGACCAGCATGCCGGCTCCGGCCTTTTGCGGAGTCGAGCCGCGCGTCTCCACCAACCGGCAATAGACGACGGGACGTCCGGCCGAGAGTGCATCTTGAAGTTGTCGCAACAGTTCGCGCATCGGGCCCATTCGTGGTGGTGGGTTACAACCAATTCAAATCCTAAGCGTATTGCTTGGCTTCCGCCAGTTGACGCTATAATAACATCCATGTCTGTCGGGCAGTCGCACGGAGCGAAGCTCTTTGTCGGCCACACGGAAATTTCTCAGCAGAGGCACTTGCCATGAGGCACCGGTTTATCGTCGCGGTTCTGTTTCTCGCGGGCACGGTTGCCGGTGCGCCCCGCCCGGTTTCGGCCGTCGTCACCGCGGAACAACAACAGCGGGTCGCCGAAATCGAACAGTCGGTCAAGGAAGTGCTTTCGCTCGTGAAGGCCAAACAGGCCGCCGAGGCCGGCGAGGTCCTCGCCCAGGCCAAAGAATCGCTTGACGCGCTCGAATCGTCCGAAGCCAAAGACGAGTTGGCCGACACGCTTCGTGTCTTGGAGAAGAAAATCGCCGCGGCCGAACGGCTCGTCAGCAAAGCAAAACCGGCCGCCTCCGCCAAGACGGCCCCGACCAAACGCAAGCCGGCGGCCAAGCCGCGGGCCAATGCCAAGACGGCCCCCAAAGATGAACCGAAGAGCGACGGCATCAGCTTCACCAAGCAGGTCGCCCCGATCTTCGTCGGCCGCTGCGGCAACTGCCACATTCGCAACACCCGCGGCGGCTTCAGCCTGGCCACGTTTGCCTCGCTCAAGAAAGGATCGGAAGGGGGCACGGTGTTCACGCCCGGCAAAGGCCAGGGCAGCCGGCTCGTCGAGGTGCTGCAGAGTGGCGACATGCCTCGCAGCGGCGGACCCCTGAAGCCCGAAGAGATTGAGTTGATCGCCAAGTGGATTGATGCCGGGGCCAAGTTCGACGGCAGCGACGAGAACGCCGAGATCGCTTCCTCGGTGCCGCAGACCGGCCAGCCCCAGCAGCCGGCACTGCAAGCCACCCAGGCCAGCGGCAAAGAATCGGTGCAGTTCGTCCGCGACCTGGCCGCCATCGTCGTTGCGACCTGCACCGATTGTCACGGCGGCATGCAGCCCTCCGGCAGACTCAATCTCACGACCTTCGCAGGACTGTTGCGGGGCGGAGACAGCGGACCGATCGTGTCGCCCGGCAAGCCGGCCGACAGCCTGTTGATCAAAAAGCTCAAGGGCATGGCCGGGCAGCGAATGCCCTTTCGCAAAGAACCGCTCGATGATGCCACCATCGCCAAGTTCGAAGCGTGGGTGGCCGAAGGAGCCAGGCTCGACTGGCCCGATCCCAACGAGCTGCTCGATTGGGCCGTG
It encodes:
- a CDS encoding c-type cytochrome domain-containing protein, which encodes MRHRFIVAVLFLAGTVAGAPRPVSAVVTAEQQQRVAEIEQSVKEVLSLVKAKQAAEAGEVLAQAKESLDALESSEAKDELADTLRVLEKKIAAAERLVSKAKPAASAKTAPTKRKPAAKPRANAKTAPKDEPKSDGISFTKQVAPIFVGRCGNCHIRNTRGGFSLATFASLKKGSEGGTVFTPGKGQGSRLVEVLQSGDMPRSGGPLKPEEIELIAKWIDAGAKFDGSDENAEIASSVPQTGQPQQPALQATQASGKESVQFVRDLAAIVVATCTDCHGGMQPSGRLNLTTFAGLLRGGDSGPIVSPGKPADSLLIKKLKGMAGQRMPFRKEPLDDATIAKFEAWVAEGARLDWPDPNELLDWAVRVMVASKMNDEQLSAMRADLAEKNWRLGSPDVTPQKVENERFLLVGNLSPARMVEIGELATQMRGKVAKALNLPADAPFFKGRMTLFAFKRHFDYSEFGTMVERRELPADWHGHWRYNVVDCYGCVIVPDDDKGVELTLAEVFAGAYIENQAKMPRWFAEGAARAIAARLVTRDATAKHWDEEVKQALAAGRTADDFLKAGEVLSADSGALSYGFMKSLLTRLPKFTALLKDLRQGTPFDAAFRSRFGGDPATLAAAWTQREQYSRRK
- a CDS encoding XdhC/CoxI family protein encodes the protein MRELLRQLQDALSAGRPVVYCRLVETRGSTPQKAGAGMLVFADGSQAGTLGGGCVEAEVKRRALAVAERGAAETMSFQLDNDYGWDDGLICGGRMLVLVDPLRPGDDVRYFEQARALVESGAGCTEAVVFDAAKSGLPAPACYLFDDAGRLVNARPHNGDSIPAAVSEHLPTLVDRPRPSAMNGIAYLPVLPRCRLLIVGGGHVGQAVGNLASDLDFEVWVVDDRAEFVSQERFPKATRRICGPIGDTLRDLEITPDTYAVIVTRGHNHDEEALDRLVDRGARYVGLIGSRRKIKLIFDDLAAEGVSAETLSRVYAPLGIDIGSQTVPEIAISILAELISHRNRGEVPGRAIDAWHAGRVGEASSRPLN